One window from the genome of Streptomyces cadmiisoli encodes:
- a CDS encoding ferritin-like domain-containing protein codes for MSKPKDGELRALQAALAAEHAAVYGYGVVGGRIDEQGRARARAAYDAHRARRDALARDVRDLGGEPVAAAGGYALPFPVTDPASAVRLAAELEERVAGVYSDLVRASGGRMRGTAAGALREAAVRAVGWRGGSVAFPGLAERAAADRGSGTAGPPASAAAPTA; via the coding sequence ATGAGCAAGCCGAAGGACGGGGAGCTGCGGGCGCTCCAGGCGGCGCTGGCGGCCGAGCACGCCGCGGTGTACGGCTACGGGGTGGTCGGCGGCCGGATCGACGAACAGGGGCGCGCCCGTGCCCGGGCGGCGTACGACGCCCATCGTGCGCGGCGGGACGCGCTGGCCCGTGACGTGCGGGACCTGGGCGGTGAGCCGGTCGCCGCGGCGGGCGGCTACGCGCTGCCGTTCCCGGTGACGGACCCGGCGTCGGCGGTACGGCTCGCCGCCGAGTTGGAGGAGCGCGTGGCCGGGGTGTATTCCGACCTGGTGCGCGCGAGCGGGGGCCGGATGCGGGGCACGGCCGCGGGCGCGCTGCGCGAAGCGGCGGTGCGGGCGGTGGGCTGGCGCGGCGGGAGCGTAGCCTTCCCTGGTCTCGCCGAGCGGGCGGCGGCCGACCGCGGCTCGGGGACGGCCGGTCCGCCGGCTTCGGCCGCGGCACCGACGGCGTAA
- a CDS encoding aminoglycoside phosphotransferase family protein has translation MAFEPPQRLVRALGETAPDGDDWLEKLPEAVQRAVDLRELTVERVQVPGGRSSLVVLVRRADGTPAVLKLAPSRARPESERAALAHWDGLGAVELLEPVADDGALLLERLHPDVSVRSLPEARALLEAAGTLRRLWVAPPAGDAAHPFETVAERTGRQAAAMRASAVADPEAAPLVDAALAAREELLGDPPEQRLLHGTFRQSKVLAGGRMPWLAVGPDPVVGECAFDLARLVRDRVEDLIATPSGAATTRRRVKRLAESLDVDQERLRGWTLFRAVESGVRALRVGRVRDAELLLEFASWL, from the coding sequence ATGGCTTTCGAACCGCCGCAGCGTCTCGTCAGGGCGCTCGGTGAGACGGCACCGGACGGTGACGACTGGTTGGAGAAGCTGCCGGAGGCGGTCCAACGGGCCGTCGATCTACGCGAGTTGACCGTGGAACGGGTGCAGGTTCCGGGTGGGCGGAGCAGTCTCGTGGTGCTGGTGCGCCGGGCGGACGGGACGCCCGCGGTGCTCAAGCTGGCCCCGTCCCGGGCGCGGCCGGAGAGCGAGCGGGCAGCGCTCGCGCACTGGGACGGGCTGGGCGCCGTGGAGCTGCTGGAACCGGTCGCCGACGACGGCGCGCTGCTGCTGGAGCGGCTGCACCCGGATGTGTCGGTGCGCTCGCTGCCGGAGGCGCGGGCGCTGCTGGAGGCGGCGGGGACGCTGCGGCGGCTGTGGGTGGCACCGCCTGCCGGGGACGCCGCGCACCCCTTCGAGACGGTGGCCGAGCGGACCGGGCGGCAGGCCGCGGCGATGCGGGCGAGCGCGGTGGCCGACCCGGAGGCCGCGCCGCTGGTGGACGCGGCGCTCGCGGCCCGCGAGGAGTTGCTCGGGGATCCGCCCGAGCAGCGGCTGCTGCACGGCACGTTCCGGCAGAGCAAGGTGCTGGCCGGGGGCCGGATGCCGTGGCTGGCGGTGGGTCCCGACCCGGTGGTCGGGGAGTGTGCCTTCGACCTGGCCCGGCTGGTGCGTGACCGGGTGGAGGACCTGATCGCGACGCCGTCCGGGGCCGCGACGACCCGTAGGCGCGTCAAGCGCCTCGCCGAGTCGCTGGACGTCGACCAGGAGCGGCTGCGCGGCTGGACGTTGTTCCGGGCCGTGGAGTCCGGGGTGCGGGCGCTTCGGGTGGGCCGGGTGCGGGACGCGGAGCTGCTGCTGGAGTTCGCGAGCTGGTTGTGA
- a CDS encoding proline--tRNA ligase: MAKAPVQRMSQLMAKTLRDDPADAEVLSHKLLVRAGYVRRTAAGVWTWLPLGKKVLANVERIVREEMDAIGAQEVLLPALLPREPYEATGRWQEYGPELFRLQDRKGGDYLLGPTHEEIFTLLVKDQASSYKDLPVILYQIQTKFRDEARPRAGILRGREFLMKDSYSFDLEDEGLARSYALHRQAYQKVFERLGLDYRICAATAGAMGGSKSEEFLAPAEAGEDTFADCPNCDFAANTEAIAYELRTVDAAGVPAAEEIPTPDTPTIETLAASLGVPASATLKNLLVKVDGEIVAVGVPGDREVDLGKVEAHFAPAAVEMVTEADFAGRPDLVRGYVGPQGLDKVKYLADPRVAPGTAWITGANKEHLHAKNVVAGRDFEVDEYVDVVVVQEGDPCPKCGTGLRLDRAIEIGHIFQLGRKYADALKLDVLGQNGKPVRVTMGSYGIGVSRAVAALAEQTADDKGLCWPAEVAPADVHVVAAGKALQTELALDVAEKLAAAGVRVLVDDRAGVSPGVKFTDSELIGVPTILVAGRRSAEGVLELKDRRTGEREELSVDEAIARLTA; the protein is encoded by the coding sequence ATGGCCAAGGCACCGGTCCAGCGCATGTCCCAGTTGATGGCGAAGACGCTGCGCGACGACCCGGCGGACGCCGAGGTCCTCAGCCACAAGCTGCTCGTCCGCGCCGGATACGTCCGCCGCACCGCCGCCGGCGTGTGGACCTGGCTGCCGCTCGGCAAGAAGGTCCTCGCCAACGTGGAGCGGATCGTCCGCGAGGAGATGGACGCGATCGGCGCCCAGGAGGTGCTGCTCCCAGCCCTGCTGCCGAGGGAGCCCTACGAGGCGACCGGCCGCTGGCAGGAGTACGGACCGGAACTGTTCCGCCTCCAGGACCGCAAGGGCGGCGACTACCTCCTCGGCCCCACCCACGAGGAGATCTTCACCCTCCTGGTGAAGGACCAGGCGTCCTCCTACAAGGACCTGCCGGTGATCCTCTACCAGATCCAGACCAAGTTCCGCGACGAGGCCCGCCCGCGCGCCGGCATCCTGCGCGGCCGCGAGTTCCTGATGAAGGACTCCTACTCCTTCGACCTGGAGGACGAGGGCCTGGCCCGGTCGTACGCGCTGCACCGCCAGGCCTACCAGAAGGTCTTCGAGCGCCTCGGCCTCGACTACCGCATCTGCGCCGCCACCGCGGGCGCGATGGGCGGCTCGAAGTCGGAGGAGTTCCTCGCCCCGGCCGAGGCCGGCGAGGACACCTTCGCGGACTGCCCGAACTGCGACTTCGCCGCCAACACCGAGGCGATCGCCTACGAGCTGAGGACCGTGGACGCCGCCGGCGTGCCGGCCGCCGAGGAGATCCCCACCCCGGACACCCCGACCATCGAGACGCTCGCCGCCTCGCTCGGCGTCCCGGCCTCCGCCACCCTGAAGAACCTCCTCGTGAAGGTGGACGGCGAGATCGTCGCCGTCGGCGTGCCCGGCGACCGCGAGGTCGACCTGGGCAAGGTCGAGGCGCACTTCGCCCCGGCGGCCGTCGAGATGGTCACCGAGGCGGACTTCGCCGGCCGCCCCGACCTGGTCCGCGGCTATGTCGGCCCGCAGGGCCTGGACAAGGTGAAGTACCTCGCCGACCCGCGCGTGGCGCCGGGCACGGCCTGGATCACCGGCGCCAACAAGGAGCACCTGCACGCGAAGAACGTCGTCGCGGGCCGTGACTTCGAGGTCGACGAGTACGTGGACGTCGTGGTGGTCCAGGAGGGCGACCCCTGCCCGAAGTGCGGCACCGGCCTCCGGCTGGACCGCGCCATCGAGATCGGCCACATCTTCCAGCTGGGCCGCAAGTACGCCGACGCCCTCAAGCTCGACGTGCTCGGCCAGAACGGCAAGCCGGTCCGCGTGACCATGGGCTCCTACGGCATCGGCGTCTCCCGCGCCGTCGCCGCCCTCGCCGAGCAGACCGCCGACGACAAGGGCCTGTGCTGGCCGGCCGAGGTGGCCCCGGCCGATGTGCACGTCGTCGCCGCCGGCAAGGCCCTGCAGACGGAACTCGCCCTCGACGTCGCCGAGAAGCTCGCCGCGGCCGGTGTCCGCGTCCTGGTCGACGACCGCGCCGGTGTCTCCCCGGGCGTGAAGTTCACCGACTCCGAGCTGATCGGCGTACCGACGATCCTGGTGGCCGGCCGCCGCTCCGCCGAGGGCGTCCTGGAGCTGAAGGACCGCCGGACCGGTGAGCGCGAGGAGCTCTCCGTCGACGAGGCGATCGCCCGCCTCACGGCCTGA
- a CDS encoding GNAT family N-acetyltransferase gives MLRDIEIAPLDLPLHVDEALAVQAVAFGLGSEEVAVRRQIVLRHMTYPGARALGATVGRHLVGFVYGMPNDRTHWWSTVVEPYLRAQGQDAWLDDSFVITELHVHPRHQNRGIGRSLITRITDSATEPRSILSAIDTDSPARGLYRSLGYVDLARQVHFPSAPKPYAVMGAPLPLLRR, from the coding sequence ATGCTTCGCGACATCGAGATCGCCCCCCTGGACCTCCCCCTCCACGTCGACGAAGCCCTGGCAGTTCAGGCCGTGGCCTTCGGACTGGGCTCCGAGGAAGTGGCCGTCCGCCGCCAGATCGTGCTGCGGCACATGACCTACCCCGGAGCGAGGGCCCTCGGTGCCACCGTCGGCCGGCACCTCGTCGGCTTCGTCTACGGCATGCCCAACGACCGCACCCACTGGTGGTCCACCGTCGTCGAGCCCTATCTGCGCGCTCAGGGGCAGGACGCCTGGCTCGACGACTCCTTCGTGATCACCGAACTGCATGTGCACCCGCGCCACCAGAACCGCGGCATCGGCCGATCGCTCATCACCCGGATCACGGACTCGGCCACCGAGCCCCGCTCCATCCTCTCGGCCATCGACACCGACAGTCCCGCCCGCGGCCTGTACCGCTCGCTCGGCTATGTGGATCTCGCCCGGCAGGTCCACTTCCCCAGCGCGCCCAAACCGTACGCCGTGATGGGCGCCCCCCTCCCGCTGCTCCGCCGATAA
- a CDS encoding GNAT family N-acetyltransferase, whose translation MLTQTTSRVLEPSDLDAALAVLDREPVANAFVASRVQVAGLDPWRLGGEMWGWYEDGMLTSLCYAGANLVPICATPRAVRAFADRARRAGRRCSSVVGPAEPTAQLWRLLEPHWGPAREVRGHQPLMVTDRMPADVAPDPYVRRVRKDEMETIMPACVAMFTEEVGVSPLAGDGGLLYQARVAELVGSGRSFARLDENGKVVFKAEIGAATDRACQIQGVWVAPEYRGQGMAAPGMAAVLRYALADFAPVVSLYVNDFNTAARRTYRRVGFQEVGAFMSVLF comes from the coding sequence GTGTTGACCCAGACCACCTCCCGGGTCCTCGAACCGAGCGACCTGGACGCCGCGCTCGCCGTCCTCGACCGTGAGCCGGTCGCGAACGCCTTCGTGGCGTCCCGGGTCCAGGTCGCAGGCCTGGACCCCTGGCGCCTCGGCGGCGAGATGTGGGGCTGGTACGAGGACGGCATGCTGACCTCCCTGTGCTACGCGGGCGCCAACCTCGTCCCCATCTGCGCCACCCCTCGTGCCGTACGCGCCTTCGCCGACCGGGCCCGCCGGGCCGGCCGCCGCTGCTCCTCGGTCGTCGGTCCCGCCGAACCCACCGCACAGCTGTGGCGCCTCCTCGAACCGCACTGGGGCCCGGCCCGCGAGGTGCGCGGCCACCAGCCGCTGATGGTCACCGACCGCATGCCGGCCGATGTCGCCCCGGACCCCTATGTGCGCCGCGTCCGCAAGGACGAAATGGAGACGATCATGCCGGCGTGCGTGGCGATGTTCACCGAGGAGGTCGGCGTCTCGCCGCTCGCCGGTGACGGCGGCCTGCTCTACCAGGCCCGGGTCGCCGAACTCGTCGGCTCCGGCCGCTCCTTCGCCCGCCTCGACGAGAACGGCAAGGTCGTCTTCAAGGCGGAGATCGGCGCCGCGACCGACCGCGCCTGCCAGATCCAGGGCGTGTGGGTGGCCCCCGAGTACCGGGGACAGGGCATGGCGGCGCCGGGCATGGCGGCCGTTCTGCGGTACGCGCTCGCCGACTTCGCCCCGGTGGTCAGCCTCTACGTGAACGACTTCAACACGGCGGCCCGGCGCACCTACCGACGCGTCGGCTTCCAGGAGGTCGGCGCCTTCATGAGCGTGCTGTTCTAG
- the ispG gene encoding flavodoxin-dependent (E)-4-hydroxy-3-methylbut-2-enyl-diphosphate synthase: MTAISLGMPSVPTKLAERRPSRQIQVGSVAVGGDAPVSVQSMTTTRTSDIGATLQQIAELTASGCQIVRVACPTQDDADALATIARKSQIPVIADIHFQPKYVFAAIEAGCAAVRVNPGNIKQFDDKVREIAGAAKEHGTPIRIGVNAGSLDRRLLQKYGKATPEALVESALWEASLFEEHGFRDIKISVKHNDPVVMIEAYRQLAARCDYPLHLGVTEAGPAFQGTIKSAVAFGALLSEGIGDTIRVSLSAPPVEEIKVGIQILESLNLRQRGLEIVSCPSCGRAQVDVYKLAEEVTAGLTGMEVPLRVAVMGCVVNGPGEAREADLGVASGNGKGQIFVKGEVIKTVPESKIVETLIEEAMKLAEQMEADGVTSGEPSVSVAG, encoded by the coding sequence ATGACTGCGATTTCTCTCGGCATGCCGTCCGTACCGACCAAGCTCGCCGAGCGCCGGCCGAGCCGGCAGATCCAGGTCGGGTCGGTGGCGGTGGGTGGGGATGCTCCGGTGTCGGTGCAGTCGATGACGACGACGCGTACGTCGGACATCGGTGCGACGTTGCAGCAGATCGCCGAGTTGACGGCGTCGGGGTGTCAGATCGTGCGGGTGGCGTGTCCGACGCAGGATGATGCGGATGCGCTGGCGACGATCGCGCGGAAGTCGCAGATTCCGGTGATCGCGGATATTCATTTCCAGCCGAAGTATGTGTTCGCGGCGATCGAGGCGGGTTGTGCCGCGGTGCGGGTGAATCCGGGGAACATCAAGCAGTTCGACGACAAGGTGCGGGAGATCGCGGGGGCGGCGAAGGAGCACGGTACGCCGATCCGGATCGGGGTGAACGCGGGGTCGTTGGACCGTCGTCTGCTGCAGAAGTACGGCAAGGCGACTCCGGAGGCGTTGGTGGAGTCGGCGTTGTGGGAGGCGTCGCTGTTCGAGGAGCACGGTTTCCGGGACATCAAGATCTCGGTGAAGCACAACGATCCTGTGGTGATGATCGAGGCGTACCGGCAGCTGGCGGCGCGGTGTGACTATCCGTTGCATCTGGGGGTGACGGAGGCGGGGCCGGCGTTCCAGGGGACGATCAAGTCGGCGGTGGCGTTCGGTGCGCTGCTCAGTGAGGGGATCGGGGACACGATCCGGGTGTCGTTGTCGGCTCCGCCGGTGGAGGAGATCAAGGTCGGTATCCAGATTCTGGAGTCGTTGAATCTGCGGCAGCGTGGTCTGGAGATCGTGTCGTGTCCGTCGTGCGGTCGTGCGCAGGTGGATGTGTACAAGCTGGCGGAGGAGGTCACGGCGGGGCTGACGGGGATGGAGGTCCCGTTGCGGGTGGCTGTGATGGGTTGTGTGGTGAACGGGCCGGGGGAGGCTCGTGAGGCGGATCTGGGTGTGGCTTCGGGTAATGGCAAGGGGCAGATCTTCGTCAAGGGCGAGGTGATCAAGACCGTTCCCGAGTCCAAGATCGTCGAGACGCTGATCGAAGAGGCCATGAAGCTCGCCGAGCAGATGGAGGCGGACGGCGTGACCTCGGGCGAGCCGTCGGTCTCGGTGGCCGGCTGA
- a CDS encoding M50 family metallopeptidase, which produces MMILGIVIFAVGLLFSIAWHELGHLSTAKVFGIRVPQYMVGFGPTIFSRRKGETEYGIKAIPLGGYIRMIGMFPPGPDGRLEARSTSPWRGMIEDARSAAFEELKPGDETRMFYTRKPWKRVIVMFAGPFMNLILAVVLFLTVLMGFGISQQTTSVSSVSQCVIAQSENRDDCRKSDPASPAAAAGLKAGDRIVSFAGVRTDDWNELSDLIRANPGKEVPVVVDRKGEEVTLHAKIATNQVAKKDSSGQIVQGEYVTAGFLGFSAATGIVRQDFGDSVTWMGDRVGEAVDSLAALPGKIPALWDAAFDGAPREPDSPMGVVGAARVGGEIFTLDIPPTQQLAMALMLVAGFNLSLFLFNMLPLLPLDGGHVAGALWESLRRNVARVLRRPDPGPFDVAKLMPVAYVVAGIFVCFTILVLIADVVNPVRIS; this is translated from the coding sequence ATGATGATCCTCGGCATAGTGATTTTCGCGGTCGGACTGCTGTTCTCGATCGCCTGGCACGAGCTGGGGCATCTGTCCACCGCCAAGGTCTTCGGCATCCGGGTGCCGCAGTACATGGTCGGCTTCGGCCCGACGATCTTCTCGCGCCGCAAGGGCGAGACGGAGTACGGCATCAAGGCCATCCCGCTCGGCGGCTACATCCGCATGATCGGCATGTTCCCGCCCGGCCCCGACGGCCGGCTGGAGGCCCGCTCCACCTCCCCCTGGCGCGGCATGATCGAGGACGCCCGCTCGGCGGCCTTCGAGGAGCTCAAGCCCGGCGACGAGACCCGCATGTTCTACACGCGCAAGCCGTGGAAGCGGGTCATCGTCATGTTCGCCGGCCCGTTCATGAACCTGATCCTGGCGGTCGTGCTGTTCCTGACCGTCCTGATGGGCTTCGGCATCTCCCAGCAGACCACCAGCGTCAGCTCGGTCTCCCAGTGCGTCATCGCCCAGAGCGAGAACCGCGACGACTGCCGGAAGTCCGACCCCGCCTCCCCGGCCGCGGCGGCCGGACTCAAGGCCGGGGACCGGATCGTCTCGTTCGCCGGGGTGCGCACGGACGACTGGAACGAGCTGTCCGACCTGATCCGCGCCAACCCGGGCAAGGAGGTGCCGGTCGTCGTCGACCGCAAGGGCGAGGAAGTCACCCTGCACGCGAAGATCGCCACCAACCAGGTCGCCAAGAAGGACTCCAGCGGCCAGATCGTCCAGGGCGAGTACGTCACCGCGGGATTCCTCGGCTTCAGCGCCGCGACCGGCATCGTCCGGCAGGACTTCGGCGATTCCGTGACCTGGATGGGCGACCGCGTAGGCGAGGCCGTCGACTCCCTCGCCGCCCTGCCCGGCAAGATCCCGGCCCTGTGGGACGCCGCCTTCGACGGCGCCCCCCGCGAACCGGACTCGCCCATGGGCGTGGTCGGCGCGGCCCGCGTGGGCGGCGAGATCTTCACCCTGGACATCCCGCCGACCCAGCAGCTGGCGATGGCGCTGATGCTCGTGGCGGGCTTCAACCTCTCGCTGTTCCTCTTCAACATGCTCCCGCTGCTCCCACTCGACGGCGGGCACGTCGCCGGCGCCCTGTGGGAGTCGCTGCGGCGCAACGTGGCCAGGGTGCTGCGCCGTCCGGACCCGGGTCCGTTCGACGTGGCGAAGCTGATGCCCGTGGCCTACGTGGTGGCCGGGATCTTCGTCTGCTTCACGATCCTCGTCCTGATCGCGGACGTCGTTAACCCGGTGAGAATCTCCTAG
- the dxr gene encoding 1-deoxy-D-xylulose-5-phosphate reductoisomerase — MSDSPAPLADPHLVYDPVTADGPKDVVILGSTGSIGTQAIDLVLRNPDRFRVTGLSANGGRVALLAEQAHRLRVPTVAVAREDVVPALREALAARYAAGERLPEILAGPEAATRLAGSDCHTVLNGITGSIGLAPTLAALEAGRTLALANKESLIVGGPLVKALAEPGQIIPVDSEHAALFQSLAAGTRADVRKLVVTASGGPFRGRTKQELAHVTVEDALAHPTWAMGPVITINSATLVNKGLEVIEAHLLYDIPFDRIEVVVHPQSYVHSMVEFTDGSTIAQATPPDMRGPIAIGLGWPERVPDAAPAFDWSKASTWEFFPLDHEAFPSVGLARHVGELAGTAPAVFNAANEECVEAFRKGALPFNGIMETVTRVVDEHGTPHTGTSLTVSDVLEAETWARARARELTAQTATAEARA, encoded by the coding sequence ATGAGCGACAGTCCAGCCCCCCTCGCCGACCCGCACCTCGTCTACGACCCGGTGACGGCAGACGGCCCGAAGGACGTGGTGATCCTCGGCTCCACGGGGTCGATCGGCACCCAGGCCATCGACCTCGTGCTGCGCAACCCCGACCGGTTCCGGGTCACCGGACTCTCCGCGAACGGCGGCCGGGTCGCCCTCCTCGCGGAGCAGGCGCACCGTCTGCGGGTGCCGACCGTCGCGGTCGCCCGCGAGGACGTCGTACCGGCGCTGCGCGAAGCGCTCGCCGCGCGGTACGCGGCGGGGGAGCGGCTCCCCGAGATCCTCGCCGGTCCCGAGGCGGCCACCCGGCTCGCCGGCAGCGACTGCCACACCGTGCTGAACGGCATCACCGGCTCCATCGGCCTCGCCCCGACCCTCGCCGCCCTGGAGGCGGGCCGCACCCTCGCGCTCGCCAACAAGGAGTCGCTCATCGTCGGCGGCCCGCTGGTCAAGGCGCTCGCCGAGCCGGGCCAGATCATCCCGGTCGACTCCGAGCACGCCGCCCTGTTCCAGTCCCTGGCGGCCGGCACCCGGGCGGACGTCCGCAAGCTCGTCGTCACCGCCTCCGGGGGGCCTTTCCGGGGCCGTACGAAGCAGGAGCTGGCGCACGTCACCGTCGAGGACGCCCTCGCCCACCCCACCTGGGCGATGGGCCCGGTGATCACCATCAACTCCGCGACCCTGGTCAACAAGGGCCTGGAGGTCATCGAGGCGCACCTGCTCTACGACATTCCCTTCGACCGCATTGAGGTGGTCGTGCATCCCCAGTCGTATGTTCACTCGATGGTTGAGTTCACGGACGGATCCACGATCGCCCAGGCGACGCCCCCGGACATGCGGGGGCCCATCGCCATCGGTCTCGGCTGGCCCGAGCGTGTCCCCGACGCCGCGCCCGCCTTCGACTGGAGCAAGGCGTCGACCTGGGAGTTCTTCCCGCTCGACCACGAGGCCTTCCCGTCCGTGGGTCTCGCCCGGCACGTCGGTGAGCTCGCAGGCACGGCCCCGGCGGTGTTCAATGCCGCCAACGAGGAGTGCGTGGAGGCGTTCCGCAAGGGCGCGCTGCCGTTCAACGGGATCATGGAGACCGTCACGCGGGTGGTCGACGAGCACGGCACCCCGCACACGGGAACTTCACTGACCGTGTCGGACGTCCTCGAAGCGGAGACCTGGGCGCGCGCCCGGGCCCGGGAACTGACGGCACAGACGGCCACCGCGGAGGCGCGTGCATGA
- a CDS encoding acyl-CoA dehydrogenase family protein gives MSAAPTTRPTVTEREARQVAEAAREQDWRKPSFAKELFLGRFRLDLIHPHPLPAQEDVQRGEEFLAKLRDFCETKIDSARIEREAQIPDEVIDGLKELGALGMKIDTKYGGLGLTQVYYNKALALVGSANPAVGALLSAHQSIGVPQPLKLFGTQEQKDTFLPRCARTDISAFLLTEPDVGSDPARLATTAVPDGDDYVLDGVKLWTTNGVIADLLVVMARVPKSEGHKGGITAFVVEAGSEGITVENRNAFMGLRGLENGVTRFHRVRVPAANRIGPEGAGLKIALTTLNTGRLSLPAMCVGAGKWCLKIAREWSGAREQWGRPLALHEAVGSKISFIAATTFALEAVLDLSSQMADEDRNDIRIEAALAKLYGSEMACLMADELVQIRGGRGFETAESLRARGERAVPAEQILRDLRINRIFEGSTEIMHLLIAREAVDAHLSVAGDLIDPDKTLQDKARAGANAGVFYAKWLPKLVAGPGQLPASYGQFKHGIDLSPHLRYVERHARKLARSTFYAMSRWQGRMETKQGFLGRVVDIGAELFAMSAACVRAELLRSRGEHGREAYQLADAFCQQARVRVDELFGRLWSNTDELDRKVVKGVLAGSYEWLEEGVIDPSGEGPWIADAAPGPSQKENVRRPVR, from the coding sequence ATGTCCGCAGCTCCCACCACCCGACCCACCGTCACCGAACGTGAGGCGCGCCAGGTGGCGGAGGCGGCCCGTGAACAGGACTGGCGCAAGCCCAGCTTCGCCAAGGAACTGTTCCTCGGCCGGTTCCGCCTCGACCTCATCCACCCCCATCCCCTGCCGGCCCAGGAGGACGTCCAGCGGGGCGAGGAGTTCCTCGCCAAGCTGCGCGACTTCTGCGAGACGAAGATCGACTCCGCCCGGATCGAACGGGAGGCGCAGATCCCCGACGAGGTGATCGACGGGCTCAAGGAGCTCGGCGCCCTCGGCATGAAGATCGACACCAAGTACGGCGGCCTCGGCCTCACCCAGGTCTACTACAACAAGGCCCTCGCCCTGGTCGGCTCCGCCAACCCGGCGGTCGGCGCACTGCTGAGCGCGCATCAGTCGATCGGCGTACCGCAGCCGCTCAAGCTGTTCGGCACGCAGGAGCAGAAGGACACGTTCCTGCCGCGCTGCGCGCGCACCGACATCTCCGCCTTCCTGCTGACCGAACCGGACGTCGGCTCCGACCCGGCCCGGCTCGCCACCACCGCGGTTCCGGACGGCGACGACTACGTCCTGGACGGCGTGAAGCTGTGGACGACCAACGGCGTCATCGCCGACCTCCTCGTCGTCATGGCCCGTGTGCCGAAGTCCGAGGGCCACAAGGGCGGCATCACCGCGTTCGTGGTGGAGGCCGGGTCCGAGGGCATCACCGTCGAGAACCGCAACGCCTTCATGGGCCTGCGCGGCCTGGAGAACGGCGTCACCCGGTTCCACCGGGTCCGCGTCCCGGCCGCCAACCGCATCGGCCCCGAGGGCGCCGGCCTGAAGATCGCCCTCACCACGCTCAACACGGGCCGGCTGTCGCTGCCCGCGATGTGCGTGGGCGCCGGCAAGTGGTGTCTGAAGATCGCCCGCGAGTGGTCGGGCGCGCGCGAGCAGTGGGGCAGGCCGCTCGCGCTGCACGAGGCGGTCGGCTCGAAGATCAGCTTCATCGCCGCCACGACCTTCGCCCTGGAAGCGGTTCTCGACCTGTCCTCGCAGATGGCCGACGAGGACCGCAACGACATCCGCATCGAGGCCGCCCTCGCCAAGCTCTACGGCTCCGAGATGGCCTGTCTCATGGCCGACGAGCTGGTGCAGATCCGCGGCGGCCGCGGCTTCGAGACCGCGGAGTCGCTGCGGGCCCGCGGCGAGCGCGCGGTGCCGGCCGAGCAGATCCTGCGGGACCTGCGCATCAACCGCATCTTCGAGGGCTCGACCGAGATCATGCATCTGCTGATCGCCCGCGAGGCGGTCGACGCGCACCTCTCGGTCGCCGGGGACCTGATCGACCCGGACAAGACCCTCCAGGACAAGGCGAGGGCGGGCGCCAACGCGGGTGTCTTCTACGCCAAGTGGCTGCCCAAGCTGGTCGCGGGACCGGGCCAACTGCCCGCCTCGTACGGGCAGTTCAAGCACGGCATCGACCTCTCCCCGCATCTGCGCTACGTCGAGCGGCACGCCCGCAAGCTGGCCCGCTCCACCTTCTACGCCATGTCCCGTTGGCAGGGCCGGATGGAGACCAAGCAGGGCTTCCTGGGCCGGGTCGTCGACATCGGGGCCGAGCTGTTCGCGATGAGCGCGGCCTGCGTACGCGCCGAACTCCTGCGCAGCCGGGGCGAACACGGCCGCGAGGCCTATCAGCTCGCCGACGCCTTCTGCCAACAGGCCCGTGTCCGTGTCGACGAACTCTTCGGCCGGCTGTGGTCCAACACCGACGAGCTGGACCGCAAGGTCGTCAAGGGCGTCCTGGCGGGCAGCTACGAGTGGCTGGAGGAGGGAGTCATCGACCCCTCGGGCGAGGGCCCGTGGATCGCCGACGCGGCCCCCGGACCCTCGCAGAAGGAGAATGTGCGCCGACCCGTCAGGTGA